The region TGTTCAAAGGCGGTTTGATCCTACTGGCGGCTCTCGTTGTGCTCGGACAGGTGATCTACAAGCTGATGGTTCCGACGGTTCCTATTTTTGAAATAATGGGTGTTGTTAGTTTGCTTGCTCTTGTCGGGAATTCGATATGTCTTTATCTGCTTACGCGGCACAAGACTGACGATGTGAATATGAGTTCGGTGTGGGAATGTTCGCGTAACGATATTGCGTCGAATATCTCAGTCTTTGTCGCTGCCGGTGCAGTTTGGTTCTTTCAGTCGGGCTGGCCGGACATCATCATAGCCCTCGCATTGGTTTGCCTATTCTTACGCTCCGCTTTCCGCGTCTTTTCAGGTGCAAAACGCGAACTACGGAGTGCATAGATTGAGCTTTCTACACTCAAACCTAAACGCCGTGTTTCCTACGGATATTTCGCCTCTGCCAAATTAAAAACTCACTTTGATTCCCGTTTGCACGAGACGCGGGCCAGAGGGCAGCAATCCACGCGTACGGTCAACGATGTATATCCGGTCGAGCAAGTTCTTGCCCGTAACGAAAAATGTCGTCCTCCATTTCTCGACACGATAGTTTGCCGTCGCGTTCCAATAAGTTTGGCTTGGTATCGCTCCAAGCTGGCCATTCGAGTTCGGGTTAACCGCGTTCAAATCGTCGCCGAACTGGCGCCCGATGTAAACGTTTTCCACAAAAGCATCGAAACCGCGGGGATGCGAATAGCCGATGCTTGTCGTCATAAGGACACGCGGTGCATACGGAAGGCGATTCTCAGTGATCGAACAACTGGTTACCGAGACCCGCCTGGTCGTCGGGCAGTACACACTAAGTGTTGCCGAACTGGTGATAGAGCTTAAGCGCATGCCACGGAACTCCGCCGTCGGCAAAAAGGTATAGGCGGTTCGTAGGTAAAGATTATGGGGGCTACGAAAAACAGAGCCGGAATCGATCTGCCCCGTAAATTCAAACCCCTGCTGTAGTGTGGCTCCGCCGTTTGTGAAGGCCGCCCCGCCAGCGATCGAAGCCGCGACAATCTGATTCTGATAATCGTTGCGGAAAAATGCGGCGGACAATTCGGTTCCTCTGAGTGGTCGAGTTCGCACTCCGACCTCATAGTTCCAACTCAATTCTGAATCAAGCTCGATCACGCCGCCAGAATTTGTGACGACATCCTCTACTCTCGGCGGGGAGAACCCGCGATGAACGCCGGCAAATACCGTAGTGTTCTTAACACCCGAGTAGGCAATACCGAAACCCGGAATCATCTCGGTCACGGTTGTTTCACCGGTCGCCCCCGCTCCGTTGTTAGCGAGACGATTCGTTCGGCTAAATACGACGCGCTCAAAACGTACGCCCGGCGTCAATGCGAGGTTGTTCCATGTAAAGCGATGTTGAATAAATCCGGATTGAGCGAAAGCTTTACGCTCGTTGTTTTCAGCAATAGTGCCGTCGCGCGATGTTGGAAGGTCGCCATTTCGCTGGATCCGTTCCTGATCCTCGCCATGAATTCGAAAACCGACGACAAGTTCATTCGCAACTGATCCGAAATTGAAGTTTGTGGTCAGCCGCGTCTCGATACCCTGAGTACGATAATCGCGAAGCCTTCCTTCGTTGCCGCACGTGGTGTTCAATGCAGCCAGGCTGAGGCAGTCGGGATCGACATTCAAACGATTAGGACGCTGACTGGAATTGGACGACTGACGCCACCAGTCGCGTGAAAAATAGTTAGAGTAAAAGCTAGTCGTCAGATTGATTTTAGAGGTCAGAACCGCGGCGTGCTGCAACGAAACACCGGACCTGCGGCCATAAAAGAAGTCGTTCTTAAATATGTTGCCTCGGGGGTCTGCGGCGAATTCCGCCTCGGTCGCACCCGTGTAGGTTAGATTCGAATCCTCGCGAAAGAAAGTAAATTTTCCAGTCAGGGCGTTGCGAGCGTTTAACTGCAAAACCGATTTATTCGAAAAATCATATAACTTAAAACTTGTGTTCTCTCTCGACCCGT is a window of Chloracidobacterium sp. DNA encoding:
- a CDS encoding cation transporter; this translates as MACCEDDCAIDALREKQSSTLKIVLGINVVMFAAGVGAGIYAGSSALLSDSLDNLGDAMTYGLSLYVVYKSSQAKAQVALFKGGLILLAALVVLGQVIYKLMVPTVPIFEIMGVVSLLALVGNSICLYLLTRHKTDDVNMSSVWECSRNDIASNISVFVAAGAVWFFQSGWPDIIIALALVCLFLRSAFRVFSGAKRELRSA
- a CDS encoding TonB-dependent receptor plug domain-containing protein — encoded protein: MKSITVRSVAFSLALSIFAVIGYSQERNGVEGRIVDSNGDVVAGATLTVRHQDVRLVAKAVTDGEGRYSLTNMSEGKYNVTIGAIGFATLHSEMTIPSTQLVVFTITPGGIAVDVSVTSSYLAGTPESLSEIPGSIERIDRQTLENSRAFNFSEVLRKVSGVNVRDEEGFGLRPNIGIRGTNPTRSTKVLLLEDGLPLSYAPYGDNASYYHPPVERYESIEVLKGSGQIAYGPQTIAGLINYLTPNPPDKPTFNFKLEGGNRSFFNGGAGFGGTFGKLGAIFNFNHKQGNGSRENTSFKLYDFSNKSVLQLNARNALTGKFTFFREDSNLTYTGATEAEFAADPRGNIFKNDFFYGRRSGVSLQHAAVLTSKINLTTSFYSNYFSRDWWRQSSNSSQRPNRLNVDPDCLSLAALNTTCGNEGRLRDYRTQGIETRLTTNFNFGSVANELVVGFRIHGEDQERIQRNGDLPTSRDGTIAENNERKAFAQSGFIQHRFTWNNLALTPGVRFERVVFSRTNRLANNGAGATGETTVTEMIPGFGIAYSGVKNTTVFAGVHRGFSPPRVEDVVTNSGGVIELDSELSWNYEVGVRTRPLRGTELSAAFFRNDYQNQIVAASIAGGAAFTNGGATLQQGFEFTGQIDSGSVFRSPHNLYLRTAYTFLPTAEFRGMRLSSITSSATLSVYCPTTRRVSVTSCSITENRLPYAPRVLMTTSIGYSHPRGFDAFVENVYIGRQFGDDLNAVNPNSNGQLGAIPSQTYWNATANYRVEKWRTTFFVTGKNLLDRIYIVDRTRGLLPSGPRLVQTGIKVSF